The DNA region ACCAGAATTCACCATACTCATCGGTATAGTTAACCCAGCCCATTTCATCAGCATAGATATAGACGTTTGCACCGCTGACCGGGGCGGCGGATCCAGCATCATAAGCCATACCAGCAATGGCACCATCAACCATGAAAGGTGTGAGGTAGAAATTAAAGTCAGTAACAAAACCGTCGTTAAGATCTAATTCACTCCACTCTTCCATAAAACCATCAGCATAGACATACATCATATAGAAGCCGTAAGGTGCATTAATATGATAGAAGCCATTCTCATCGGTGTATTCCATGGCTCCCCAACCTTCATTACCGATCATGACCTCAGCATCCATAATGGGAGCGCCAAGTTGGTCAAAGACATAACCTTCAACAAAGGTATCAACGCCAACGGGCCATAGGATCACGTCATATTCAACTTGCGCACCGTCTATCAGAAGTGTATCCGCATCTTCCATGTGCCAGTTCATACCGCCGGCCATGATTTCATATAGACCATCCGGGATCCACATTTCGTAGTATCCTTCAGGATTTGGACCAGTATGAAATTCCATGCCAGTGATAACGTCGCGGAGCATCATGCCTATTTCCCAGGTATCCATGATCGGTTCGTTGGTTTCACCATTAATGAAGTAACCAAAAATACCACCATATAACGTTTCAAGCGAAATGATCTCATCATCTGTTCCAGCTGGAACATCATGGTTGTCACTGACCTGAACAACATTTGGCATATCGGGTACGTGAACTCCCAGGTGGTACAGGGTGTTACCACCGTCGAAAACAGGTAGGAGGTAATTACCATTTTCATCACTTATGGTAGCAGACCAGCCATAATCAGGGTGGTCACCCCATACCATGGCCTCCGGATAGGGCATTCCATCCATCAAAACGATTCCGGCAATCATGCTATTGGTGGATATCAGATAGAAATCCTGCTCCACGACTTCACCGTCTTCGATATCAATCTGTGCACCATGATGCAGCATATATGGTTGTGGTAATGACCACCAGTCAACCTGTACGTGATAATAGCCTGGCATAACACCCATGCTGTAAAAGCCTGATTCATCTGTTATGGCGGAAAACCCTGATTCCTCTGCATGAGCATCGATCTGAATTCCAACAATTGGCGAGCCTGCATCATCATAGACATAGCCCTGAATAACGCTGCTGGGTTCATCATAAATGAAGTCATAATCCACTTCATGTCCCGTGACCAATACCGGATGCATCTCCGGGATGGCGATCAAACCATCGGTCATCATGAGGTGATCTGCTGATCCAACCATCACAAATCCGGTATCAGGCAGGTCAAGATGATAAGCGCCCATATCATCCGTTACACCAATAATGCTGGGAGAATCATCCCATTCATAGGATGCCCAAACCACGATTCCACTCAAAGGTACCAGATCACGAGTGATCCCGGTTTCCTCCCAAACAGTTCCAGAAACTGAGAAGGGCGTTGGCAGGCTGTAAAATGTTACGGCAACTTCTGCCATATTCATGGCTTGGAATGCCACGAAGACCAGATCATCAGCCAGATAGTTTATACCATCGGCCATTTCATCAGTATAGGTGAATCCGAAGATCCCATCTGCTGGATCTTCATCATGTTCATCATTGTCCATGAACTCATACATCTCAATGGCCACATCCCCGTCATCCCAGGTTCCGTTATGATTGCCATCCCAAAAAACCATGAGTTCACCATAGGGAGCTCCATCAAGCATGATCTCGAAATAGGGATTAGAGCCAATCTCAAGTGTATCAGCATATTCACCATTCACGGTCATGTCAAACTCAGTGGGCGGATCGATCATGCCACCTTCAAATTCGTTACTACCGTTGGTCTGAATGATGTAATCAAACTCAAAATATTGTCCCCACGCGTCCACGCTGGTGACTTCCAGGGCAACATACATTCCACCCGTACGTGTATAGACAACGAAAATGTTACCGACAGCTAAAGGTTGGTATCCATTTAATTCCCATGAAACACTTCCCCAGGTCGTCGATGGGTCGTCATTCGGTGGAACCATGAGGACTGTATCCAGAGTGCCCATGCTCGCAAAATAAAGCAGAAGACTTGGATCGATCCAACCGGCACCTTCGCTACCAAAGTTGGTGCCCTCATTACCGGTGATACGAACATCCATGCCCATGGAATCGGGACTGTTCATGCCGGCCATAAAATTAAAATACTCCATACCAGGAACCGCACTCAATACACCCTGATTAAAAATCACTTCCCGAGAAGCAATTCGATTGATTTGAGGAACCTGCAAATCCTGCTCTCCCAGATTCAGCCGATAGCTTTTTTTCAGATCAGGGGTTTGTTGCCCAGTGGCCCTGGTAAGCGCCTTGGTCAATCTGAGCAGGCGTTCCTGCTCCGGCGTGGCACTTACTTGATTCGTGTTGGCATCCAGATTTCTGACAATTGTACTCTGGTTCTGTAATTGTCTGATCTGCTTCAGCTGTTGAATATCCGGTGTACTGGCATCATTTGCCATGACCCACATGGGCATGGCCAGCAGTATGACACTTAGCAATACTGACCAGTACATTCCTTTTGATTTGATGGTATTCATCCTTTTATCCTCCATAGTTGTTAGTGACAAGCGAAAATATTAAATTTGATCCGAAAAGTTGTGACATAGCACACAAAAAAACTCCCTGAACCAATGGGTTTGATGTAGCGCAAATATAATCTGAATTAAATCAACGTTACAGCTTAATCGTGGGTCGGGACGAGTTATACCATTTTCAGTTCCAGCTGCGCGTCTCAAGTATTAAAGCGGCCCATAGTCGAATACATATTGTCAGAAATAGCCACCAAGACACTAAGTGGAGTTGAGCCATTTTGCGCCTTCATGTCAAAAGAGCTTACACTCCG from Candidatus Neomarinimicrobiota bacterium includes:
- a CDS encoding carboxypeptidase regulatory-like domain-containing protein, whose translation is MNTIKSKGMYWSVLLSVILLAMPMWVMANDASTPDIQQLKQIRQLQNQSTIVRNLDANTNQVSATPEQERLLRLTKALTRATGQQTPDLKKSYRLNLGEQDLQVPQINRIASREVIFNQGVLSAVPGMEYFNFMAGMNSPDSMGMDVRITGNEGTNFGSEGAGWIDPSLLLYFASMGTLDTVLMVPPNDDPSTTWGSVSWELNGYQPLAVGNIFVVYTRTGGMYVALEVTSVDAWGQYFEFDYIIQTNGSNEFEGGMIDPPTEFDMTVNGEYADTLEIGSNPYFEIMLDGAPYGELMVFWDGNHNGTWDDGDVAIEMYEFMDNDEHDEDPADGIFGFTYTDEMADGINYLADDLVFVAFQAMNMAEVAVTFYSLPTPFSVSGTVWEETGITRDLVPLSGIVVWASYEWDDSPSIIGVTDDMGAYHLDLPDTGFVMVGSADHLMMTDGLIAIPEMHPVLVTGHEVDYDFIYDEPSSVIQGYVYDDAGSPIVGIQIDAHAEESGFSAITDESGFYSMGVMPGYYHVQVDWWSLPQPYMLHHGAQIDIEDGEVVEQDFYLISTNSMIAGIVLMDGMPYPEAMVWGDHPDYGWSATISDENGNYLLPVFDGGNTLYHLGVHVPDMPNVVQVSDNHDVPAGTDDEIISLETLYGGIFGYFINGETNEPIMDTWEIGMMLRDVITGMEFHTGPNPEGYYEMWIPDGLYEIMAGGMNWHMEDADTLLIDGAQVEYDVILWPVGVDTFVEGYVFDQLGAPIMDAEVMIGNEGWGAMEYTDENGFYHINAPYGFYMMYVYADGFMEEWSELDLNDGFVTDFNFYLTPFMVDGAIAGMAYDAGSAAPVSGANVYIYADEMGWVNYTDEYGEFWFDMPNGEYDMVIDHYDYAIFWYDDIVVNNDTVYVDAPMSFLDAGLEGYVYDDETNEPIWDAEIVIVSTVDSTGFWGYTDEFGYYSIPALNGEYQVFASAPGYDGAQLGMVTIADAWAYLDIYLGTHQFATAPEINFIIDQPNDQGRQVRMQFWPGGLEWGSFTGYSIWRLTNTPMGEIVDFVDYIPNHDLEAYNLVAPTLVDSNAYTSPDQYLTGFMVTGHWDVHGYVDGMPGVGYSIDNIHPGVPGTLALLSTGAAGVEIGWEASMADDFQYFEVYRATNPEFTNATLTQTLDIMFADGDVSVGQTYYYMVAAVDANGNIGEGTNVISTSIVSIDDAELLPTAFGLTQNYPNPFNPTTTIEFALPQAAHVSLEIYNLLGQRVRTLVSGYMQAGYINTSWDGLNQNGQELSSGTYIYRLKTADLSFTKKMVLMK